A single region of the Nocardioides sp. W7 genome encodes:
- a CDS encoding SRPBCC family protein — MGSDVITASTVVAAPPSVVFAILADPRQHPRIDGSGTVRGTVSGPERLSLGAEFGMDMKQGASYKITNRVVEFEEDRLIAWRHKGAHRWRYELEPVEGGTRVTESWDLTRYPALLRPVLRALFGKKTEAAVRETLVRLAAAAAEDAAAPAG; from the coding sequence ATGGGATCTGACGTCATCACCGCCAGCACCGTCGTCGCCGCTCCGCCGAGCGTCGTCTTCGCGATTCTCGCCGATCCGCGCCAGCACCCGCGGATCGACGGGTCCGGGACCGTGAGGGGCACCGTCTCCGGCCCGGAGCGGCTCAGCCTCGGCGCGGAGTTCGGCATGGACATGAAGCAGGGCGCGTCGTACAAGATCACGAACCGGGTGGTCGAGTTCGAGGAGGACCGGCTGATCGCGTGGCGGCACAAGGGCGCGCACCGCTGGCGCTACGAGCTGGAGCCGGTCGAGGGCGGCACCCGCGTCACCGAGTCGTGGGACCTGACCCGCTACCCCGCACTGCTGCGCCCGGTGCTGCGCGCGCTGTTCGGCAAGAAGACCGAGGCCGCCGTTCGGGAGACCCTGGTCCGGCTCGCGGCCGCTGCCGCGGAGGACGCGGCGGCACCGGCGGGCTGA
- a CDS encoding dihydrolipoamide acetyltransferase family protein: protein MPEYKLPDVGEGLTEAEIVGWKVKVGDVIAVNDVVVEIETAKSLVELPSPYAGTVTALLVAEGETVEVGTSLLAVGEPASAVAAPMEIDLSNPAASGGGEGESLVGRNKADRGPTRRARRVATGAGAGAANVQTQAAFEPGAAPVVEVEIEDLDPAVPATSAAPLPGAVRALAKPPVRKLAKDLGVDLAACAASGPHGTVTRADVEAAAGATSSGESNRLLRPDDVRGDGARETREPIKGVRKMMGAAMVQSAFTIPHVTEWVTIDVTRTMELVERLRSQRDLREVKVSPLLVLAKAVMLAMRRTPEINSLWDDAAGEVVFKHYVNLGIAAATPRGLVVPNVKDAQDLALPDLARALNELAATAREGRTQPAEMSGGTFTITNVGPFGVDGGTPLINPGESAILCFGAVKKQPWVVDDEIVVRQVCTLALSFDHRHIDGEKGSRFLSDVAAIMTDPASALLF, encoded by the coding sequence ATGCCTGAGTACAAGCTGCCCGACGTCGGAGAGGGCCTCACCGAGGCCGAGATCGTGGGCTGGAAGGTCAAGGTCGGCGACGTGATCGCCGTCAACGACGTGGTCGTCGAGATCGAGACGGCGAAGTCGCTGGTCGAGCTGCCCTCGCCGTACGCCGGCACCGTCACGGCGCTGCTCGTCGCCGAGGGCGAGACGGTCGAGGTCGGCACCTCCCTCCTGGCCGTGGGCGAGCCCGCGTCGGCTGTCGCGGCGCCGATGGAGATCGACCTGTCCAACCCCGCGGCCAGCGGTGGCGGCGAGGGCGAGAGCCTGGTCGGCCGCAACAAGGCCGACCGCGGCCCGACCCGCCGGGCGCGCCGGGTCGCCACCGGCGCCGGCGCCGGCGCGGCCAACGTGCAGACCCAGGCCGCGTTCGAGCCCGGCGCAGCACCGGTCGTCGAGGTCGAGATCGAGGACCTGGACCCAGCCGTCCCGGCGACGTCGGCCGCACCCCTTCCGGGTGCGGTGCGCGCGCTGGCCAAGCCGCCGGTGCGCAAGCTCGCCAAGGATCTCGGGGTCGACCTCGCCGCCTGTGCCGCCTCGGGTCCCCATGGCACGGTCACCCGGGCCGACGTGGAGGCGGCGGCCGGAGCGACGTCATCCGGTGAGAGCAACCGGTTGCTCCGTCCGGATGACGTCCGCGGCGACGGCGCCCGCGAGACCCGCGAGCCGATCAAGGGCGTGCGCAAGATGATGGGCGCCGCGATGGTCCAGTCGGCGTTCACCATCCCGCACGTCACCGAGTGGGTGACCATCGACGTCACCCGGACGATGGAGCTGGTCGAGCGGCTGCGCTCGCAGCGCGACCTGCGCGAGGTCAAGGTCTCGCCGCTGCTGGTGCTGGCGAAGGCGGTGATGCTGGCGATGCGTCGTACGCCCGAGATCAACTCGCTGTGGGACGACGCGGCCGGCGAGGTGGTGTTCAAGCACTACGTCAACCTCGGCATCGCGGCGGCGACCCCGCGCGGCCTGGTCGTGCCCAACGTCAAGGACGCCCAGGACCTGGCCCTGCCCGACCTGGCGCGTGCGCTCAACGAGCTCGCGGCGACGGCGCGCGAGGGGCGGACCCAGCCGGCCGAGATGAGCGGCGGGACGTTCACGATCACCAACGTCGGGCCGTTCGGAGTCGACGGCGGCACCCCGCTCATCAACCCGGGGGAGTCGGCGATCCTGTGCTTCGGGGCGGTCAAGAAGCAGCCCTGGGTGGTGGACGACGAGATCGTGGTCCGGCAGGTCTGCACGCTCGCGCTGTCCTTCGACCACCGCCACATCGACGGGGAGAAGGGCTCGCGCTTCCTCTCCGACGTGGCCGCGATCATGACGGACCCGGCCAGCGCGCTGCTGTTCTGA
- the pdhA gene encoding pyruvate dehydrogenase (acetyl-transferring) E1 component subunit alpha, producing the protein MVQLLTPEGERVHHPEFDLDFSEEQLRGFYRDMVLTRRLDVEATALQRHGELGIWAQLLGQEAAQIGAGRALRKQDHVFPTYREHGVAWCRGIDPLRLLGLFRGVDHGDWDPEEFGFGLYTIVIGAQTLHATGYAMGMQRDGAVGTGDADRDAAVVAHFGDGASSQGDVNEAFIFAASYNAPVVFFCQNNQWAISEPIERQTRIPLYQRALGFGFPGVRVDGNDVLATYAVTQAALQRARDGQGPTLVEAYTYRMGAHTTTDDPTRYRLSADLESWKLKDPIARLEAYLKRNGFADAAFFEELDDEATQFGAALREGCKALPDPSPLSMFDQVYAEQTDELVAQREGYAAYLDTFEEAR; encoded by the coding sequence CTGGTGCAGCTCCTGACGCCCGAGGGCGAGCGGGTCCACCACCCGGAGTTCGACCTCGACTTCTCCGAGGAGCAGCTGCGCGGCTTCTACCGCGACATGGTGCTGACCCGGCGCCTCGACGTCGAGGCGACCGCCCTGCAGCGACACGGCGAGCTCGGCATCTGGGCCCAGCTGCTCGGCCAGGAGGCGGCGCAGATCGGCGCCGGTCGCGCGCTGCGCAAGCAGGACCACGTGTTCCCGACGTACCGCGAGCACGGCGTCGCCTGGTGCCGCGGCATCGACCCGCTCCGGCTGCTCGGGCTCTTCCGCGGCGTCGACCACGGTGACTGGGACCCCGAGGAGTTCGGCTTCGGGCTCTACACGATCGTCATCGGCGCGCAGACGCTGCACGCCACCGGCTACGCCATGGGCATGCAGCGCGACGGCGCCGTCGGCACGGGCGACGCCGACCGGGACGCGGCCGTGGTCGCGCACTTCGGCGACGGGGCGTCCTCCCAGGGCGACGTCAACGAGGCCTTCATCTTCGCGGCGTCGTACAACGCCCCGGTCGTCTTCTTCTGCCAGAACAACCAGTGGGCCATCTCGGAGCCGATCGAGCGGCAGACCCGGATCCCGCTCTACCAGCGCGCGCTCGGCTTCGGCTTCCCCGGCGTCCGCGTCGACGGCAACGACGTGCTCGCGACGTACGCCGTCACCCAGGCCGCGCTGCAGCGCGCCCGCGACGGGCAGGGGCCGACCCTCGTGGAGGCCTACACCTACCGGATGGGCGCGCACACCACGACTGACGACCCGACCCGCTACCGGCTCTCGGCCGACCTGGAGAGCTGGAAGCTGAAGGACCCGATCGCCCGGCTGGAGGCCTACCTCAAGCGCAACGGCTTCGCCGACGCCGCGTTCTTCGAGGAGCTCGACGACGAGGCCACCCAGTTCGGCGCGGCCCTGCGCGAGGGCTGCAAGGCGCTGCCCGACCCGAGCCCGCTGTCGATGTTCGACCAGGTGTACGCCGAGCAGACCGACGAGCTCGTCGCCCAGCGCGAGGGCTACGCGGCGTACCTCGACACCTTCGAGGAGGCCCGATGA
- a CDS encoding alpha-ketoacid dehydrogenase subunit beta has protein sequence MSTKITLAKGLNMGLRKAMEDDSKVLVMGEDVGKLGGVFRITDGLQKDFGEDRVIDSPLAESGIVGTAVGLALRGYRPVVEIQFDGFVYPAYDQIVCQVAKMHFRSRGRSKMPMVIRIPFGGGIGAVEHHSESPEAQFAHTPGLKVVACSNPVDGYWMIQQAIACDDPVIFLEPKRQYHADKADLDESATPEPLFTSRVVRPGTDVTLLAYGPTVKTAMKAAEAAATEGRSVEVIDLRTLSPLDIAPVYESVRRTGRAVVCHEAHVNLGMGAELSARITEECFYSLEAPVLRVGGFDTPYPASRIEEDFLPDLDRVLDAVDRSLAF, from the coding sequence ATGAGCACCAAGATCACCCTGGCCAAGGGGTTGAACATGGGCCTGCGCAAGGCCATGGAGGACGACTCGAAGGTCCTCGTGATGGGCGAGGACGTCGGCAAGCTCGGCGGCGTCTTCCGGATCACCGACGGCCTGCAGAAGGACTTCGGTGAGGACCGGGTGATCGACTCCCCGCTCGCCGAGTCGGGCATCGTCGGCACCGCCGTCGGGCTCGCGCTGCGCGGCTACCGGCCGGTGGTGGAGATCCAGTTCGACGGGTTCGTCTACCCGGCGTACGACCAGATCGTCTGCCAGGTCGCCAAGATGCACTTCCGCTCGCGCGGTCGCTCGAAGATGCCGATGGTCATCCGGATCCCGTTCGGTGGCGGCATCGGCGCGGTCGAGCACCACAGCGAGTCCCCGGAGGCGCAGTTCGCGCACACGCCCGGCCTGAAGGTCGTCGCCTGCTCCAACCCCGTCGACGGCTACTGGATGATCCAGCAGGCCATCGCCTGCGACGACCCGGTGATCTTCCTCGAGCCCAAGCGGCAGTACCACGCCGACAAGGCCGACCTCGACGAGTCGGCGACCCCGGAGCCGCTGTTCACCTCACGGGTCGTCCGGCCCGGCACCGACGTGACGCTGCTGGCCTACGGGCCGACCGTGAAGACCGCGATGAAGGCCGCCGAGGCCGCGGCCACCGAGGGTCGCTCGGTCGAGGTGATCGACCTGCGCACCCTCTCGCCGCTCGACATAGCGCCGGTCTACGAGTCCGTACGCCGCACCGGCCGCGCGGTCGTCTGCCACGAGGCGCACGTCAACCTCGGCATGGGCGCCGAGCTCTCGGCGCGGATCACCGAGGAGTGCTTCTACTCCCTGGAGGCGCCGGTGCTGCGCGTCGGTGGCTTCGACACGCCGTACCCCGCCTCGCGCATCGAGGAGGACTTCCTCCCCGACCTCGACCGGGTGCTGGACGCCGTCGACCGCAGCCTCGCCTTCTGA
- a CDS encoding cation diffusion facilitator family transporter produces the protein MGHSHDHSHASGRAADRARLRLVLAITGTVLVIELVGAWLAGSLALLADAGHMATDTAAIVLALGASYVAARPAGPRSTFGLHRAEVLAALLNALVLLGVCVYLAYAGTMRLVDPGTVEVEAGLLIAFATAGLVANAVSLLVLSRSESDSLNLRGALNEVLADTLGSVLALAAGVVIWLWDFQQADPIASLLIAVLILPRSVSLLKDAAVVLLEIAPRDLDLEEVRRHLLGVPGVVDVHDLHAWTITSGIPSLSAHVTVTDACLAERGVGATLDELSGCVSDHFDVRHTTFQVEPASHREHEDLGEVH, from the coding sequence ATGGGCCACTCGCACGACCACTCGCACGCGAGCGGACGGGCCGCCGACCGGGCCCGGCTGCGGCTGGTGCTGGCGATCACCGGCACCGTCCTGGTCATCGAGCTGGTCGGGGCCTGGCTGGCCGGCTCCCTCGCGCTGCTCGCCGACGCGGGCCACATGGCGACCGACACGGCCGCGATCGTGCTCGCCCTGGGGGCGTCGTACGTCGCCGCACGCCCGGCCGGCCCGCGCTCGACGTTCGGCCTGCACCGGGCCGAGGTGCTCGCCGCGCTGCTGAACGCCCTGGTGCTGCTGGGGGTCTGCGTCTACCTCGCGTACGCCGGCACGATGCGGCTGGTCGATCCCGGGACCGTCGAGGTCGAGGCCGGCCTGCTGATCGCCTTCGCGACCGCCGGCCTGGTCGCCAACGCGGTGTCCCTGCTGGTGCTGAGCCGCTCGGAGAGCGACTCGCTCAACCTGCGCGGCGCGCTCAACGAGGTGCTCGCCGACACCCTCGGCTCGGTCCTCGCGCTGGCCGCCGGCGTGGTGATCTGGCTGTGGGACTTCCAGCAGGCCGACCCGATCGCCTCGCTGCTGATCGCGGTGCTGATCCTGCCGCGGTCGGTGTCGCTGCTGAAGGACGCGGCCGTCGTACTCCTCGAGATCGCGCCGCGGGACCTCGACCTGGAGGAGGTACGCCGCCACCTGCTCGGCGTCCCCGGTGTCGTCGACGTCCACGACCTGCACGCCTGGACCATCACCAGCGGCATCCCCAGCCTGTCCGCCCACGTCACGGTCACCGACGCCTGTCTCGCCGAGCGCGGCGTCGGGGCCACCCTCGACGAGCTCAGCGGCTGCGTGAGCGACCACTTCGACGTCCGGCACACCACGTTCCAGGTCGAGCCCGCCAGCCACCGCGAGCACGAGGACCTCGGCGAGGTGCACTGA
- a CDS encoding SDR family oxidoreductase, with amino-acid sequence MKTYVVTGAASGIGAATAAHLREQGGRVITVDQRDADVIADLSTVEGRAAAVAGVQGLTDVVHGLVPAAGVGGFTGVDPQLVVSVNYFGAIALVEGLRPQLAAAEGAGVVLLASNSMTCQPGWDTGLAELLLSADEPTARDAVAGIQAVMVYPATKGALAWWARTHGVTAEWAGAGIRLNAVAPGLIATPMTEQLRADPVFGPFADTYPTALGRPGRPEEVATAIGFLLSDAASLVVGVVLMVDGGTDAITHPQAPRP; translated from the coding sequence GTGAAGACCTACGTCGTGACCGGAGCCGCCTCGGGGATCGGGGCTGCCACCGCGGCCCACCTGCGCGAGCAGGGCGGGCGGGTGATCACGGTCGACCAGCGGGACGCCGACGTGATCGCCGACCTGTCCACCGTCGAGGGCCGGGCCGCGGCGGTCGCGGGCGTCCAGGGGCTGACCGACGTGGTGCACGGCCTGGTGCCGGCGGCCGGGGTCGGCGGCTTCACCGGCGTCGACCCGCAGCTGGTGGTGTCGGTGAACTACTTCGGCGCAATCGCCCTGGTCGAGGGGCTCCGCCCCCAGCTGGCGGCGGCCGAAGGGGCGGGCGTCGTACTGCTGGCCTCCAACTCGATGACCTGCCAGCCCGGCTGGGACACCGGCCTGGCCGAGCTGCTGCTGAGCGCCGACGAGCCGACCGCCCGGGACGCCGTCGCGGGGATCCAGGCCGTGATGGTCTACCCCGCCACCAAGGGCGCGCTGGCCTGGTGGGCCCGCACGCACGGCGTCACCGCCGAGTGGGCCGGCGCCGGGATCAGGCTGAACGCCGTCGCGCCCGGCCTGATCGCCACGCCGATGACCGAGCAGCTGCGCGCCGACCCGGTCTTCGGCCCGTTCGCCGACACCTACCCCACCGCACTCGGGCGGCCCGGCCGTCCGGAGGAGGTCGCCACGGCGATCGGCTTCCTGCTCTCCGACGCGGCCTCGCTGGTCGTCGGCGTGGTGCTGATGGTCGACGGCGGCACCGACGCGATCACCCACCCGCAGGCACCGCGACCCTAG